In Oryza sativa Japonica Group chromosome 2, ASM3414082v1, the following are encoded in one genomic region:
- the LOC4329678 gene encoding chloride channel protein CLC-c, protein MEGQSQHRAPEREGSHNYDIESTDGSGGLWRRNGSSSGALLRYNDSGGGRSGSAGEPLLRKRTMNTTSQIAIVGANVCPIESLDYEVVENDLFKQDWRSRKKKQIFQYIVLKWTLVLLIGLLTGLVGFFNNLAVENIAGFKLLLTGNLMLKERYLTAFFAYGGCNLVLAAAAAAICAYIAPAAAGSGIPEVKAYLNGVDAYSILAPSTLFVKIFGSILGVSAGFVLGKEGPMVHTGACIANLLGQGGSRKYRLTCNWLRYFKNDRDRRDLITCGSAAGVAAAFRAPVGGVLFALEEAASWWRSALLWRAFFTTAVVAVVLRSLIEFCRSGKCGLFGQGGLIMFDLSSTVATYSTPDLIAIIILGIIGGIFGGLFNFLLDKVLRVYSIINERGAPFKILLTITISIITSMCSYGLPWLAACTPCPVDAVEQCPTIGRSGNFKNFQCPPGHYNDLASLFFNTNDDAIRNLFSNGTESEFHMSTLFIFFTAVYCLGILTYGVAVPSGLFIPVILAGATYGRIVGTLLGSISDLDPGLFALLGAASFLGGTMRMTVSVCVILLELTNDLAMLPLVMLVLLISKTIADNFNKGVYDQIVVMKGLPYMEAHAEPYMRHLVAGDVVSGPLITFSGVEKVGNIVHALRFTGHNGFPVVDEPPLTEAPELVGLVTRSHLLVLLNGKMFMKDQLKTSGSFVLQRFGAFDFAKPGSGKGLKIQDLDFTDEEMEMYVDLHPVTNTSPYTVVETMSLAKAAILFRALGLRHLLVVPKTPDRPPIVGILTRHDFVEEHIHGLFPNLNPHKFHSTSMGG, encoded by the exons atgGAGGGGCAGTCGCAGCACCGGGcgccggagagggaggggagccacAACTACGACATCGAGAGCACGGACGGGTCCGGCGGGCTGTGGCGGCGGAACGGCTCGTCGTCGGGGGCGCTGCTCCGCTAcaacgacagcggcggcggccgcagcggGAGCGCCGGGGAGCCGCTGCTGCGGAAGCGCACCATGAACACCACCTCCCAGATCGCCATCGTCGGCGCCAACGTCTGCCCCATCGAGAGCCTCGACTACGA AGTTGTTGAGAACGACCTTTTCAAGCAAGACTGGCGATCAAGAAAGAAGAAGCAGATATTTCAGTACATTGTTCTGAAGTGGACCTTGGTGCTTCTTATTGGCCTGTTGACTGGACTTGTTGGCTTCTTCAACAATCTTGCAGTTGAAAACATTGCTGGATTCAAACTGTTGCTCACGGGTAATCTTATGCTAAAGGAAAG GTATTTAACTGCATTTTTCGCTTATGGAGGTTGCAATTTGGTCTTAGCAGCTGCAGCGGCAGCAATATGTGCTTACATtgcacctgctgctgctgggtcTGGTATTCCCGAAGTTAAAGCATATCTTAATGGAGTTGATGCATATTCAATATTGGCCCCCAGTACGCTCTTTGTGAAG ATATTTGGTTCAATACTTGGAGTTTCAGCTGGATTTGTACTTGGAAAGGAAGGTCCTATGGTACATACAGGGGCATGTATTGCCAACTTGCTTGGTCAGGGAGGATCCCGCAAGTACCGGCTTACATGTAATTGGCTAAGATATTTTAAGAATGACAGGGATAGGCGGGATTTAATTACATGCGGGTCTGCAGCTGGAGTGGCAGCTGCCTTCCGTGCTCCTGTTGGTGGTGTCCTATTTGCTCTTGAGGAAGCAGCATCATG GTGGCGAAGTGCTCTTTTGTGGAGGGCGTTCTTTACAACGGCTGTTGTTGCTGTCGTGTTGAGATCTCTTATTGAGTTCTGTCGTAGTGGAAAATGCGGTCTCTTTGGGCAAGGTGGATTAATTATGTTCGATCTCAGTTCAACTGTTGCAACCTACAGTACTCCAGATCTAATAGCAATAATTATCCTTGGAATAATTGGTGGAATCTTTGGAGGCCTTTTTAATTTTCTCTTGGACAAGGTTCTCCGTGTTTACAGTATCATAAACGA GAGAGGTGCTCCATTCAAGATCCTTCTCACTATAACAATATCAATTATCACATCAATGTGCTCTTATGGTCTCCCTTGGCTTGCTGCGTGCACTCCATGTCCCGTGGATGCTGTGGAGCAATGTCCTACCATTGGACGCTCTGGTAACTTCAAGAACTTTCAATGTCCACCAGGGCATTACAATGATCTTGCATCACTCTTTTTCAATACAAATGATGATGCCATCCGCAACCTCTTTAGCAATGGGACTGAATCTGAGTTCCACATGTCCACCCTTTTCATCTTTTTCACTGCTGTGTACTGCCTTGGAATTCTGACGTACGGTGTTGCCGTCCCATCCGGTCTCTTCATCCCTGTTATTCTCGCTGGTGCAACATACGGGCGCATAGTGGGGACACTTCTTGGATCCATATCCGACCTTGATCCTGGTCTTTTTGCCCTTCTTGGTGCAGCATCTTTTCTTGGTGGAACAATGAGAATGACCGTGTCAGTCTGCGTGATCCTTCTAGAGCTCACCAACGACCTGGCCATGCTCCCTCTGGTCATGCTTGTTCTTCTCATATCGAAGACTATAGCAGATAACTTTAATAAAGGAGTTTATGATCAGATAGTGGTAATGAAAGGCTTGCCATACATGGAGGCTCATGCTGAACCATACATGAGGCACTTGGTTGCTGGCGATGTTGTGTCTGGCCCACTTATTACGTTTTCAGGTGTCGAGAAGGTGGGAAACATTGTCCATGCGTTAAGGTTCACAGGCCACAATGGATTCCCAGTGGTTGATGAGCCACCTCTAACGGAAGCACCTGAATTGGTCGGGCTCGTGACAAGGTCTCATCTGTTGGTTTTGCTGAATGGCAAGATGTTCATGAAAGACCAGCTGAAAACTAGTGGTAGCTTTGTCCTTCAAAGATTCGGTGCCTTTGATTTTGCCAAGCCAGGGTCAGGGAAAGGCTTGAAAATTCAGGACCTGGACTTCACTGATGAGGAGATGGAAATGTATGTGGATCTCCATCCCGTTACAAACACCTCACCTTATACGGTGGTTGAGACAATGTCACTCGCAAAAGCTGCAATCCTATTCCGTGCACTAGGATTGAGGCACCTTTTGGTTGTGCCAAAGACACCAGAT AGGCCACCCATTGTCGGAATTCTCACGAGGCATGATTTCGTCGAAGAACATATCCACGGGCTGTTCCCAAATCTCAATCCTCACAAGTTCCACTCGACATCGATGGGAGGCTGA